A genomic segment from Vicinamibacterales bacterium encodes:
- a CDS encoding ABC transporter permease, with product MRALLSDLRFALRLLARDRAFAVTTILTLTLCVGANAAVFTVVRSVLLRPLPYAEPDRLVFSYDSFPGAGVERAGTSVPNHMDRLAFSDVFESLALYRARGVEVGRAGSAERVRAMAVTPSLFRVLRVSPLRGRPFSEAEGTPGQNHAAVLDFGYAQAAFGSAEAAMGREMTIDGERYAVIGVMPRSFTFLDPDVRIWVPLAFSNEQRSENRRYSQNHDEVARLAPGVTLKQAQQRVDALNVRSIERAGAFKPMLERAGYQTHLVPLAEDVVRTVRRPLQLLWAGVLFVLLIAAVNITNLVLVRASGRMKELAMRHALGAGRSRVARQLLTETTLITAIGACLGIAVAAASLGWLTSLGRADLPRGEEIRMDWAVVAFTAGLAMLLGLSTGAVPIAQLAGMNVSLVLREDGRSGTASRGARAFRRSLVVAQVALAFVLLIGAGLLFASFRQLLGVDPGFQPAQVLTARLNLPQTRYPDDAALRTFAGRTLEAIRQLPGVRAAGFTSGLPFVGDNSSSVIIAEGYVMAPGESLISPSQICVTPGYFEAMRIPLERGRFFGEQDSFGAPAAIIVDERLARKFWPNADPIGRRMYQPQGPEDIIQPGPKTHFMRVVGVVGTVRQQALADTGDERVGAYYLPFAQGPESGIAMAVRTGGDPVKLAAAIRTVLAKIDPSLPLYDVRAMPERVERSLDRRRTPMLLSVAFGFVALLLASIGIYGVLAYQVGLRSREIGIRMALGSDPSRILRLILREGIALVAVGLLLGAAGVVAIRPAIASQLFGVTVLDPVVVLSVTLVLGGAAAVACLAPAWKASRVDPVSALSRQ from the coding sequence ATGAGAGCCCTGCTGAGCGACCTGCGCTTCGCCCTTCGCCTGCTGGCGAGGGATCGCGCGTTTGCCGTCACCACGATCCTGACGTTGACGCTGTGCGTCGGCGCGAACGCCGCGGTCTTCACCGTGGTGCGATCGGTCCTGCTGCGCCCGCTTCCGTACGCGGAACCGGACCGCCTGGTGTTCTCCTACGACTCGTTCCCGGGCGCGGGCGTGGAGCGGGCGGGGACCTCGGTGCCCAACCACATGGACAGGCTCGCCTTCTCGGACGTGTTCGAGTCGCTGGCGCTCTATCGGGCGCGGGGCGTCGAGGTCGGCCGCGCGGGCAGCGCCGAGCGCGTTCGTGCCATGGCGGTGACGCCGTCGTTGTTTCGGGTGCTGAGAGTGTCGCCGCTTCGCGGGCGCCCGTTCTCGGAGGCTGAAGGAACACCGGGACAGAACCATGCGGCCGTTCTCGACTTCGGGTACGCGCAGGCTGCCTTCGGCAGCGCGGAAGCGGCGATGGGACGCGAGATGACCATCGACGGCGAGCGCTACGCCGTGATCGGCGTCATGCCGAGGTCATTCACGTTCCTCGATCCGGACGTGCGCATCTGGGTGCCGCTCGCTTTCTCCAACGAGCAGCGTTCCGAGAACCGACGGTACAGCCAGAACCACGACGAGGTCGCCCGCCTCGCGCCAGGCGTGACGTTGAAACAGGCGCAACAGAGAGTGGACGCGCTCAACGTGAGAAGCATCGAGCGGGCGGGTGCGTTCAAGCCGATGCTCGAGCGTGCGGGCTACCAGACCCACCTCGTGCCGCTGGCCGAGGACGTCGTTCGCACGGTGCGACGCCCGCTCCAGTTGCTGTGGGCCGGCGTGCTGTTCGTGCTGCTCATCGCGGCGGTCAACATCACGAACCTCGTGCTCGTTCGGGCCAGCGGCCGCATGAAGGAACTGGCAATGCGCCACGCGCTCGGCGCCGGCCGCAGCCGCGTCGCGCGCCAGTTGCTGACGGAAACCACGCTGATCACCGCGATCGGTGCCTGCCTCGGAATCGCGGTTGCGGCGGCCAGCCTCGGGTGGTTGACGTCGCTCGGCCGGGCCGACCTCCCGAGGGGGGAAGAGATCCGCATGGACTGGGCCGTCGTGGCCTTCACGGCCGGCCTCGCGATGCTCCTGGGGCTGTCAACAGGTGCGGTCCCCATCGCGCAGCTTGCCGGCATGAACGTGAGTCTCGTCCTTCGGGAGGACGGGCGCAGCGGGACGGCGAGCCGCGGCGCGCGAGCGTTCCGTCGGTCGCTGGTCGTGGCGCAGGTGGCGCTCGCCTTCGTGCTGCTCATTGGCGCAGGCCTGTTGTTTGCGAGTTTTCGCCAGCTGCTGGGTGTCGATCCTGGATTCCAGCCGGCACAGGTGCTGACGGCGAGACTGAACCTGCCGCAGACCCGGTATCCTGACGATGCGGCTCTGCGGACGTTTGCCGGCCGCACCCTCGAGGCGATCAGGCAGTTGCCAGGCGTCCGAGCGGCGGGATTCACCAGCGGATTGCCCTTCGTGGGCGACAACTCCAGTTCGGTGATCATCGCCGAAGGCTACGTGATGGCACCCGGCGAATCCCTCATCTCGCCGTCCCAGATTTGTGTGACGCCAGGCTACTTCGAGGCGATGCGGATTCCGCTCGAGCGGGGCCGTTTCTTCGGCGAGCAGGACAGCTTCGGCGCGCCGGCAGCCATCATCGTGGACGAGCGTCTCGCGCGAAAGTTCTGGCCGAACGCCGATCCGATCGGCCGTCGCATGTACCAGCCGCAGGGCCCGGAGGATATCATCCAGCCCGGGCCCAAGACGCACTTCATGCGAGTCGTCGGCGTGGTAGGCACGGTGAGGCAGCAGGCCCTGGCGGACACCGGGGACGAACGGGTGGGTGCCTACTACCTGCCCTTTGCCCAAGGTCCGGAGTCGGGGATCGCCATGGCCGTGCGTACGGGTGGTGACCCCGTGAAGCTGGCCGCGGCGATCCGGACGGTTCTGGCGAAGATCGATCCGAGCTTGCCACTCTACGACGTACGCGCGATGCCCGAGCGCGTCGAGCGATCGCTCGACCGGCGGCGCACGCCGATGTTGCTGTCGGTGGCGTTCGGCTTCGTCGCATTGCTGCTGGCCTCTATTGGCATCTACGGTGTTCTGGCGTATCAGGTCGGCCTGCGCTCGCGCGAGATTGGGATACGCATGGCCCTCGGCAGCGACCCGTCCCGGATCCTGCGGCTGATCCTCCGCGAGGGGATTGCGCTCGTCGCGGTTGGACTACTGCTGGGTGCGGCAGGTGTCGTGGCGATACGGCCGGCGATTGCGTCCCAGTTGTTCGGCGTCACCGTCCTCGATCCGGTGGTCGTTCTCTCGGTCACGCTCGTGCTGGGCGGCGCCGCGGCGGTCGCCTGCCTCGCACCGGCCTGGAAGGCATCGCGCGTCGATCCTGTGAGCGCCCTCAGCCGGCAGTGA
- a CDS encoding NAD-dependent epimerase/dehydratase family protein, translated as MPLDRTLHIILGAGGAIGTPLALELLAKNRRLRTVSRSGAGPAGAGAVRADLTEPDAVMRAVEEGATVYLLAGLPYDRRVWQEQWPRIMRNVVGACESKGARLIFFDNVYPYGRVDGPMTEDTPVHPTSHKGKIRAEIAGYLQTEMAAGRITASIARAADFYGPDSEKTSIPSILIFPRLAAGKSAQVFVSADTRHSFTYTLDCAKALCLLADADDSFGQVWHLPTAHPALTGREFVELAAKALGVAPRVSPLPAWTMKTAGLVVRMMRELAEMLYQYDHDYVFDSSKFERRFGFVPTAYGDGIRATAQSFVKP; from the coding sequence ATGCCTCTCGACCGGACTCTCCATATCATTCTCGGTGCCGGCGGAGCCATTGGCACGCCGCTCGCCCTCGAGTTGCTCGCGAAGAATCGCAGGCTCCGCACCGTCTCGCGCAGCGGCGCGGGACCAGCCGGAGCCGGAGCCGTGCGCGCCGACCTGACCGAACCGGATGCGGTGATGCGGGCCGTGGAGGAAGGAGCGACGGTGTACCTGCTGGCCGGCCTGCCATACGACAGGCGTGTCTGGCAGGAGCAATGGCCCCGGATTATGCGAAACGTCGTCGGCGCCTGCGAGTCGAAAGGCGCGCGGCTGATCTTCTTCGACAACGTCTACCCGTACGGCCGCGTCGATGGACCGATGACCGAGGACACGCCGGTCCACCCGACCAGTCATAAGGGGAAGATACGGGCCGAGATCGCCGGCTACCTTCAGACCGAGATGGCTGCGGGGCGTATCACCGCGTCGATCGCGCGCGCGGCCGACTTCTACGGGCCCGACTCGGAGAAGACCAGCATCCCGTCCATCCTGATCTTCCCGAGGCTTGCCGCCGGCAAGTCGGCGCAGGTCTTCGTCAGCGCGGATACGAGGCACTCGTTCACCTACACGCTCGACTGTGCGAAGGCGCTGTGCCTGCTGGCAGATGCCGACGATTCGTTCGGCCAGGTCTGGCACCTGCCGACGGCGCACCCGGCGCTCACCGGCCGGGAGTTCGTCGAGTTGGCGGCGAAGGCGCTCGGGGTCGCGCCTCGAGTGTCGCCGCTCCCTGCGTGGACGATGAAGACAGCCGGCCTCGTCGTGCGGATGATGCGCGAACTGGCGGAGATGCTCTACCAGTACGACCACGACTACGTTTTCGACTCGTCGAAGTTCGAGCGCCGATTCGGGTTCGTGCCGACGGCGTACGGAGACGGCATCCGCGCCACCGCGCAGTCGTTCGTGAAGCCGTGA
- a CDS encoding ion channel, with product MSELSPQQRLNQDLGLGGRLSERSPVRLVNRDGTFNVRRNNLSAFHPFNAYNTLLSLPIPRLLVLMAAGYLATNFVFASLYWLAGPDAIAGAALSPLARLEDCFFFSVQTLATIGYGKLVPVTRAANSLVAVEALVGLLGFAILSGLLFARFTRPSAKISFSRHAIIAPYEHGWALMFRLVNLRNHNLTDVHAVVSLARWADENGRRRRRFDQLGLERDFIIFMPLHWVIVHPITDASPLRGLTPESLAGADPEVVCLINADDETFAQTVHAKTSYDKTDIVWGARFRDMYIADADRVAIDLSRLHDIEPVAPPASL from the coding sequence GTGTCCGAACTGTCGCCGCAGCAACGGCTCAATCAGGACCTCGGGCTCGGCGGCAGGCTCTCGGAGCGGAGCCCCGTGCGCCTCGTCAACCGCGACGGCACCTTCAACGTCCGCCGCAACAACCTGAGCGCGTTCCATCCCTTCAACGCCTATAACACGCTCCTCTCGCTTCCCATCCCTCGCCTGCTCGTGCTGATGGCCGCGGGCTACCTGGCCACCAACTTCGTGTTTGCCTCCTTATACTGGCTGGCAGGGCCGGATGCGATCGCCGGCGCAGCGCTCTCCCCGCTCGCGCGCCTCGAGGACTGCTTCTTCTTCAGCGTCCAGACGCTCGCGACGATTGGCTACGGCAAGCTCGTCCCGGTCACGCGGGCGGCAAACTCTCTGGTGGCCGTCGAGGCTCTCGTCGGCCTCCTCGGTTTCGCGATCCTCAGCGGCCTGTTGTTTGCCCGGTTCACCCGTCCCAGTGCCAAGATCAGCTTCAGCCGCCACGCGATCATCGCGCCCTACGAGCACGGGTGGGCCCTGATGTTCCGCCTCGTCAACCTGCGAAACCACAACCTGACGGATGTCCACGCCGTCGTGTCGCTCGCACGCTGGGCCGACGAGAACGGGAGGCGCCGCCGGCGCTTCGACCAACTCGGCCTCGAGCGCGACTTCATCATCTTCATGCCCCTGCACTGGGTCATCGTCCACCCGATCACCGATGCCAGCCCCCTGCGGGGCCTGACGCCCGAGTCCCTGGCCGGCGCGGATCCGGAGGTCGTCTGCCTCATCAACGCCGACGATGAGACCTTCGCGCAAACCGTGCACGCCAAGACGAGCTACGACAAGACCGACATCGTCTGGGGCGCGCGCTTCCGCGACATGTACATCGCGGATGCCGATCGGGTCGCGATTGACCTCTCTCGCCTCCACGACATCGAGCCGGTAGCGCCGCCCGCGTCGCTCTGA
- a CDS encoding S9 family peptidase, whose product MVKKLLLSLLLTAFVAVPASVIAQAGATRVPTVDDLLNIKTVGSPQLSPDGTWVAYTVTATDWKQDASITQVWLAHVPSGRSFQATRGEKSCSNPSWSPDGPWLTFTSSRAGDKNQLFAIRPDGGEAIQLTNAENGVGGYAWSHDGKQMAFTTSDLKEKDVKARKDYVGDFEVVRREYTHQHLRTFDVAEALTAPVAGTERTHGKDYTVSSFSWSPDNKLIAFSATINPDLIQGGTSDVYVLEVATNAVRKLVDLPGPDGSPVWSPDGRMLVFSSAMGNPKFFHANSRLAVVSVDGGKPRSITDSFDEQPGLIDWLADGVYFAAAQKTASHLFRVDPSTGKTTRISQPDALMLGSVSFSKDGKSLAFAAASSSTLGEIYVTTVQPFAPRRLTTMTDQVAGFRLGRREVISWKSKDGTDIEGVLIKPADFDPAKKYPLLCIIHGGPTGVDRPTMIDARTYPADIWAARGALILKVNYRGSAGYGEKFRELNVRNLGVGDAWDVLSGVEHLVKLGWVDPRRVGCMGWSQGGYISAFLTTSSTAFAAISVGAGISNWATYYYNTDITPFTIQYLGADPAMDPEIYAKTSPMSYIKQAKTPTLIQHGELDRRVPTPNGYELRQGLEDRGVKVEMIVYKGFGHGITKPKAQRAVMLHNLGWFNHYIFGDPLPDFTRPELPKETKEK is encoded by the coding sequence ATGGTGAAGAAACTCCTGCTGTCCCTGCTCCTCACAGCCTTCGTGGCCGTCCCCGCCTCGGTGATCGCCCAGGCCGGGGCGACCAGGGTGCCGACGGTTGACGATCTCCTGAACATCAAGACGGTCGGCAGTCCACAACTCTCGCCGGACGGAACCTGGGTGGCCTATACCGTCACGGCGACCGACTGGAAGCAGGATGCCTCCATCACGCAGGTCTGGCTGGCTCACGTGCCCTCGGGCCGGAGCTTCCAGGCGACGCGCGGCGAGAAGTCCTGTTCGAATCCGTCCTGGTCACCCGACGGTCCGTGGCTGACCTTTACGAGTTCGCGGGCTGGGGACAAGAACCAGCTCTTCGCCATCCGTCCGGACGGCGGCGAGGCGATCCAGTTGACGAATGCCGAGAACGGCGTCGGTGGGTACGCCTGGTCCCACGACGGCAAGCAGATGGCCTTCACCACCAGCGACCTGAAGGAGAAGGACGTCAAGGCGCGCAAGGACTACGTGGGCGACTTCGAGGTGGTGCGGCGCGAGTACACCCACCAGCACCTGCGGACCTTCGACGTGGCCGAGGCCCTGACCGCGCCGGTCGCCGGCACCGAGCGGACGCACGGCAAGGACTACACGGTGTCGTCCTTCTCGTGGTCGCCGGACAACAAGCTGATTGCATTCAGCGCCACGATCAATCCCGATCTGATTCAGGGCGGTACGTCAGATGTCTATGTCCTGGAGGTCGCGACCAACGCGGTCCGAAAACTGGTGGATCTGCCCGGTCCCGACGGCTCGCCAGTGTGGTCGCCCGACGGCCGAATGCTGGTGTTCTCGTCGGCCATGGGCAATCCGAAGTTCTTCCACGCCAACAGCCGCCTGGCTGTGGTGTCGGTCGACGGTGGCAAGCCGCGATCGATCACCGACTCGTTCGACGAGCAACCAGGTCTCATCGACTGGCTGGCCGACGGCGTGTATTTCGCCGCGGCGCAGAAGACCGCCTCGCACCTGTTCCGTGTGGATCCGTCCACCGGCAAGACGACGCGCATCAGCCAGCCCGACGCGCTGATGCTGGGCAGCGTCAGCTTCTCCAAGGATGGGAAGTCGCTGGCCTTCGCGGCCGCGTCGTCGTCCACGCTGGGCGAGATATATGTGACGACCGTCCAGCCGTTCGCGCCGCGCCGGCTGACGACGATGACCGACCAGGTCGCGGGCTTCCGTCTGGGCCGGCGCGAGGTCATCTCGTGGAAGAGCAAGGACGGGACGGACATCGAGGGCGTGCTCATCAAGCCCGCGGACTTCGACCCGGCGAAGAAGTACCCGTTGCTCTGCATCATCCACGGCGGACCGACCGGCGTCGATCGGCCGACGATGATCGATGCGCGCACCTACCCCGCCGACATCTGGGCCGCACGGGGCGCGCTGATTCTCAAGGTCAACTACCGCGGTAGCGCCGGGTACGGCGAGAAGTTCCGCGAGCTCAACGTGCGCAACCTCGGTGTCGGCGACGCGTGGGACGTGTTGTCGGGCGTGGAGCACCTGGTCAAGCTCGGATGGGTCGACCCGAGGCGCGTCGGCTGCATGGGCTGGAGCCAGGGCGGCTACATCTCGGCATTTCTGACGACGTCGAGCACCGCGTTCGCGGCGATTTCGGTGGGCGCCGGGATCTCCAACTGGGCGACCTACTACTACAACACCGACATCACGCCGTTCACGATTCAGTACCTGGGCGCGGATCCCGCGATGGATCCGGAGATCTACGCGAAGACGTCGCCCATGTCGTACATCAAGCAGGCGAAGACGCCAACGCTCATCCAGCACGGTGAACTGGATCGACGCGTGCCGACGCCCAACGGCTACGAACTGCGCCAGGGTCTCGAGGATCGAGGCGTGAAGGTCGAGATGATTGTGTACAAGGGCTTCGGTCACGGCATTACCAAGCCGAAGGCGCAGCGCGCGGTCATGCTGCACAACCTGGGATGGTTCAACCACTACATCTTCGGCGACCCACTGCCGGATTTCACCAGGCCGGAACTGCCGAAGGAGACGAAGGAGAAGTAG
- a CDS encoding SAM-dependent methyltransferase: MSETLRTVSDTALWVAMYRALESDRPDALFHDPYARRLAGPRGEAILASIPRARSMAWPMIVRTAVMDEIVLRLVAQGVRTVVNLAAGLDVRAYRLALPASLHWLDVDLPGMIAYRREHLSDAVATCRHEDVDADLRNADARAAVFGRAGTGPGPGMVITEGLLVYLTPGQVGELARDVHAGPGICWWLIDLGSPLLLKMLSQSWQPSLDAANAPMQFAPAENTAFFEPFGWREAEYRSTWDESRRLKRSVPLAGLWELLGRLRSRATREEYKRLSGVVLLEHTDRATTGGPRLSSARAIEVNGVTPSER; encoded by the coding sequence ATGAGCGAGACGCTTCGAACCGTGTCCGATACCGCGTTGTGGGTTGCGATGTACCGCGCGCTCGAGTCCGATCGACCGGACGCGCTGTTCCACGATCCGTATGCGCGACGACTCGCCGGCCCGCGCGGCGAGGCCATCCTGGCATCGATTCCCAGGGCGCGTTCCATGGCGTGGCCGATGATCGTCCGAACCGCCGTGATGGACGAAATCGTGCTCCGGTTGGTGGCGCAAGGGGTCCGGACGGTCGTCAACCTGGCGGCAGGCCTGGATGTTCGCGCGTACCGCCTGGCGCTTCCCGCGTCGCTGCACTGGCTCGACGTCGATCTGCCCGGCATGATTGCCTATCGGCGCGAGCACCTGAGCGATGCGGTCGCCACGTGCCGGCACGAGGACGTCGACGCCGACCTGCGCAACGCCGACGCCCGGGCGGCCGTGTTCGGTCGCGCCGGCACCGGGCCCGGTCCGGGCATGGTGATCACCGAGGGACTGCTGGTCTACCTGACGCCAGGCCAGGTCGGCGAGCTCGCCCGGGACGTGCACGCGGGTCCTGGCATCTGCTGGTGGTTGATCGACCTCGGGTCACCGCTGCTGTTGAAGATGCTCAGCCAAAGCTGGCAGCCGAGCCTCGACGCCGCGAACGCGCCGATGCAGTTCGCGCCGGCCGAGAACACGGCGTTCTTCGAGCCGTTCGGCTGGCGTGAGGCCGAGTATCGATCGACATGGGACGAGTCGCGGCGGCTGAAGCGCAGCGTGCCGCTGGCGGGTCTGTGGGAATTGCTCGGTCGCCTGCGGTCTCGCGCGACTCGCGAGGAATATAAGCGATTGTCTGGGGTGGTGCTGCTCGAGCACACCGACCGCGCCACGACCGGCGGTCCCCGCCTCAGCAGCGCGCGGGCGATCGAAGTCAATGGGGTCACGCCCTCAGAGCGATAG
- a CDS encoding two-component regulator propeller domain-containing protein, which produces MKTRGAGWGSVWAVGVTLLIAASPATAQQGGRRPFTVLGPDQGLPSAAVVALTQDNDGFIWIGTEKGLVRYDGGQCRIWSRADGLPAAWVPRILPARDGGLWVGTLAGLVRFKDGRLDRVRFGPARSEAPAALIALDRKGRAWAATNEGLFVQTDGLTFSALPWKPEGLSFELAGGGNTGSMYLAGESGIREFLADGSSRSWGPADGLPASGPAVVVEDGGGRLWAGSGRTLVVKEPGATRFIDQSHRLPASLSANSVPFVDRDGSVWLATQAGALHLVGGDRAELLDAAGGLPFRWVRSVFRDQEGTLWVLGPSLAKLQGSGRVWNYTLSGGASGEVVWFVAHDRQGRVLAATDDGAARLGPGGLVRIPGTEGRRIKALVEDRGGTLWMVSSIGPTLWLRPGASTATEAPLGTFGQSINCPMEDSSGRVWLGHARQGLMRWDPQARRLVQEVGPASTRSQTLVVSSFREDTRHRLWVATSAGLLVREPDGRWRSFTTEDGLCAAWVRGMAFLPDGSAWIHYQEPVGMTRVRVDDHRLTILEQRSAGRGLRSDLVYAVQVDARGRVWATTEQGLDRLEPPLHVGRHEGMVSEDCAVLALLADGDRIWVGTAGGLVAYDTGSPEAAPLAPRAHVVEMTYGGRRLEPPFKAVAPIAYRDATIEFRVAAPYYANERDMRFQVRLSGLEREWRDTSSKTVYYPALAGGRYCFETRTAIGESGFGPIAGLEFVVRPPWWRTWWAYALALVGGIGGVIGLAGLRVRSLARSKAALEALVSTRTAELRSRNVELEDALGRVKQLSGVLPMCAHCRKLRDDKGYWTQLESYIAEHTDAQFSHGICPDCMKTLYPDFQ; this is translated from the coding sequence GTGAAGACGCGGGGCGCGGGATGGGGGAGCGTGTGGGCGGTTGGAGTGACGCTGCTGATCGCGGCGTCTCCTGCCACGGCGCAGCAGGGTGGACGCCGTCCGTTCACCGTGCTCGGACCCGACCAGGGGCTGCCGTCGGCTGCGGTCGTCGCTCTCACGCAGGACAACGACGGCTTCATCTGGATCGGCACCGAGAAGGGGCTCGTTCGATACGACGGCGGTCAGTGCCGCATCTGGTCCAGGGCTGATGGCCTGCCGGCGGCGTGGGTGCCGCGGATCCTTCCGGCCCGCGACGGCGGTCTGTGGGTGGGCACGCTCGCCGGCCTCGTCCGGTTCAAGGACGGCAGGCTCGATCGCGTGAGGTTCGGCCCGGCGAGGTCGGAAGCACCCGCCGCGTTGATCGCCCTCGATCGAAAGGGAAGAGCGTGGGCGGCGACAAACGAGGGGTTGTTCGTCCAGACCGACGGCCTGACGTTCAGCGCCCTGCCGTGGAAGCCTGAAGGGCTGTCGTTCGAGCTCGCCGGGGGCGGCAACACGGGTTCGATGTATCTCGCCGGCGAAAGCGGTATCCGGGAATTCCTGGCCGACGGTTCGTCCCGCTCGTGGGGACCGGCCGACGGCCTGCCCGCGAGCGGCCCCGCTGTCGTCGTCGAGGACGGCGGGGGTCGTCTCTGGGCCGGGTCCGGGCGGACGCTCGTTGTCAAGGAGCCCGGCGCCACGCGCTTCATCGATCAATCGCACCGCCTGCCCGCCAGCCTCTCGGCCAACAGTGTGCCGTTCGTCGATCGTGACGGCAGCGTCTGGTTGGCGACGCAGGCCGGCGCGCTGCACCTGGTTGGCGGTGACCGCGCCGAGTTGCTCGATGCCGCGGGCGGTCTCCCGTTCCGCTGGGTCCGCTCGGTGTTCCGCGACCAGGAGGGCACGCTCTGGGTGCTCGGGCCGTCGCTCGCGAAGTTGCAAGGCAGCGGCCGGGTCTGGAACTACACGCTGTCGGGTGGCGCATCTGGTGAGGTGGTGTGGTTCGTGGCGCACGATCGGCAGGGCCGGGTACTGGCGGCTACAGACGACGGTGCCGCGCGGCTCGGTCCGGGCGGTCTCGTGCGCATTCCGGGCACCGAGGGCCGGCGCATCAAGGCGCTCGTCGAGGATCGCGGCGGCACGCTGTGGATGGTCAGCTCGATCGGGCCGACCTTGTGGCTGCGTCCGGGCGCCTCGACCGCGACCGAGGCGCCGCTCGGGACGTTCGGCCAGTCGATCAACTGCCCGATGGAGGACTCGTCGGGCCGCGTCTGGCTTGGCCATGCCCGCCAGGGACTGATGCGATGGGACCCGCAGGCGCGCCGCCTCGTGCAGGAGGTCGGCCCCGCCTCCACGCGGTCGCAGACACTCGTCGTGTCCAGCTTTCGGGAAGACACCCGCCACCGGCTCTGGGTCGCCACGAGCGCGGGACTGCTGGTTCGTGAACCGGACGGCCGATGGCGGTCCTTCACCACCGAGGATGGTCTGTGCGCCGCCTGGGTGCGCGGGATGGCGTTTCTCCCGGACGGCAGCGCCTGGATTCACTACCAGGAGCCCGTCGGCATGACGCGGGTTCGCGTCGACGACCACCGGCTGACCATTCTCGAGCAGCGGAGCGCCGGCAGAGGTCTCCGCTCCGACCTGGTCTACGCGGTGCAGGTGGACGCGCGGGGACGGGTGTGGGCCACCACCGAACAGGGTCTCGACCGCCTCGAGCCGCCACTGCACGTCGGCCGGCACGAAGGCATGGTCAGCGAGGATTGTGCCGTGCTGGCCCTGCTCGCGGACGGCGATCGCATCTGGGTGGGCACGGCAGGCGGTCTCGTGGCGTACGACACAGGTTCGCCGGAGGCGGCGCCCCTGGCGCCGCGGGCGCACGTGGTGGAGATGACGTACGGCGGACGCCGGCTCGAGCCGCCGTTCAAGGCGGTCGCGCCGATCGCGTACCGCGATGCGACGATCGAGTTCCGAGTTGCCGCGCCCTACTACGCGAACGAGCGCGACATGCGATTCCAGGTTCGGCTGTCCGGCCTCGAGCGCGAATGGCGCGACACCTCGTCGAAGACCGTCTACTACCCCGCCCTGGCCGGAGGACGCTATTGCTTCGAGACGCGCACGGCGATCGGCGAATCGGGATTCGGCCCGATCGCCGGCCTCGAATTCGTCGTGCGCCCGCCGTGGTGGAGAACCTGGTGGGCTTACGCGCTCGCGCTCGTCGGCGGTATTGGCGGCGTCATCGGCCTGGCCGGCCTCCGCGTCCGGTCGCTGGCGCGGAGCAAGGCGGCGCTCGAGGCACTGGTCAGCACCCGCACGGCCGAACTCCGGTCGCGCAACGTGGAACTGGAGGATGCACTCGGCCGCGTCAAGCAGTTGTCGGGCGTGCTGCCGATGTGTGCGCACTGCAGGAAACTGCGCGACGACAAGGGATACTGGACGCAGCTCGAATCCTACATCGCGGAGCACACCGACGCGCAGTTCTCGCACGGGATCTGTCCGGATTGCATGAAGACACTGTACCCGGACTTCCAGTAG